A portion of the Marinobacter alexandrii genome contains these proteins:
- a CDS encoding bile acid:sodium symporter family protein has product METIDQVTLNFSEAKLFYLNISLGLIMFGVAINLKLEDFIRILKYPRSVVAGIISQFFVLPALTFLLIMLIQPRPSFALGMMLVAACPGGNISNFMSAMARGNTALSVSLTAVSSSLAIIMTPLNLTIWASLYPPTANILTEVSLDFWQLLKTITMLLLLPIAAGMLLRKFKPKFCDRMHPIMHYVSIFIFAVIVLMAFSANFSLFLEYIHLVILLVLAHNAVALITGYQIGVLFRLDQTDKRSIAIETGIQNSGLGLILIFSFFDGLGGMAIVAAWWGIWHIISGLCLSYFWSRSERMIPAEVGDSKR; this is encoded by the coding sequence ATGGAAACCATAGATCAGGTCACCTTAAACTTTAGCGAAGCAAAACTCTTTTATCTAAACATCAGTCTCGGGCTGATTATGTTCGGTGTAGCAATCAACTTGAAACTTGAGGACTTCATAAGGATACTAAAGTATCCGAGATCAGTTGTCGCAGGGATAATTTCTCAATTTTTCGTACTTCCTGCGCTCACTTTTCTGCTCATTATGCTGATCCAGCCACGTCCAAGTTTTGCCCTTGGAATGATGTTAGTTGCAGCATGTCCAGGGGGGAATATTTCAAATTTTATGTCGGCAATGGCAAGAGGAAACACCGCGCTATCAGTTAGTCTAACCGCTGTTTCAAGTTCATTGGCTATTATAATGACTCCTCTTAATCTCACCATTTGGGCAAGCCTCTATCCCCCTACTGCTAATATTTTGACCGAAGTAAGCCTGGATTTTTGGCAATTGCTGAAAACAATCACCATGCTCCTTCTTCTGCCTATTGCAGCAGGGATGTTGTTAAGAAAATTTAAACCAAAGTTTTGTGATCGAATGCATCCGATCATGCACTATGTATCTATTTTCATTTTTGCTGTGATAGTGCTCATGGCATTCAGCGCAAACTTCAGTTTGTTTTTGGAATACATTCATCTTGTGATCTTGCTTGTGTTAGCCCACAATGCAGTTGCCTTGATCACCGGCTATCAGATAGGTGTGTTATTTAGACTAGATCAAACAGATAAAAGATCTATTGCTATCGAAACAGGCATTCAAAATTCGGGCTTAGGATTGATCCTGATATTCAGTTTTTTTGATGGCTTAGGTGGTATGGCGATTGTCGCTGCATGGTGGGGCATATGGCATATCATTTCGGGTCTTTGTTTGTCATATTTTTGGAGTAGAAGTGAGCGGATGATTCCAGCAGAGGTAGGAGATTCTAAACGATAA
- a CDS encoding DUF493 family protein, with protein MSWDEASFLEKLEGTHHFPESYTFKFIVKPEHQLKVESLLPGATIKLKPSSGNKYVSITLIREMKSSQEVIEVYRQANTIEGIIAL; from the coding sequence ATGAGTTGGGACGAAGCATCCTTTTTAGAAAAACTGGAAGGAACACATCACTTTCCAGAGAGTTATACATTTAAATTTATTGTTAAACCCGAGCATCAATTAAAGGTTGAGAGCCTTCTTCCAGGGGCCACTATTAAACTAAAACCAAGCTCTGGCAATAAATATGTGAGCATAACATTAATCAGAGAAATGAAATCTAGTCAGGAAGTGATAGAAGTATACAGACAAGCCAATACAATTGAGGGGATTATTGCGCTATAA
- the rsmI gene encoding 16S rRNA (cytidine(1402)-2'-O)-methyltransferase, translating to MTTETGKLYLVPTPIGNLGDMTYRSVEVLKEVDLILAEDTRTSGYLLKHYEIGTPAQSFHAHNEHKRINEIIDKLQSGTNIAQISDAGTPGISDPGFLLVREALANEIVVDSLPGATAFVPALVKSGFPCERFVYEGFLPHKKGRQTRIETLKDESRTIVLYESPHRLLKALQQFKEILGDRNVSVSRELTKKFEETVTGSLDDVLTYFGSKSIKGEFVIVLEGKK from the coding sequence ATGACCACCGAAACTGGCAAACTCTACCTTGTCCCCACACCCATCGGCAACCTCGGGGATATGACCTACCGTTCGGTAGAAGTATTGAAAGAAGTAGATCTCATTCTGGCAGAAGACACCCGAACTTCAGGCTATTTATTAAAGCACTATGAAATTGGGACACCAGCTCAGAGTTTTCATGCGCACAATGAACATAAGAGAATCAATGAGATCATTGATAAACTTCAATCTGGAACTAACATTGCGCAAATCTCAGATGCAGGTACTCCAGGCATCTCTGACCCAGGATTTTTACTAGTTCGAGAAGCTTTAGCTAATGAAATTGTAGTGGATTCATTACCTGGAGCAACAGCCTTTGTGCCTGCACTTGTTAAATCTGGATTTCCATGTGAGCGATTTGTATACGAAGGATTCTTGCCACATAAGAAAGGTCGTCAGACGAGGATTGAAACATTAAAAGATGAGTCTAGGACAATAGTGCTTTACGAATCGCCACATCGATTGCTAAAAGCACTTCAACAATTCAAAGAAATTTTGGGGGATCGAAACGTTTCGGTTTCCAGAGAGTTAACTAAAAAGTTCGAAGAAACAGTCACAGGTAGCCTAGATGATGTTTTGACGTACTTTGGAAGTAAATCCATCAAAGGAGAATTTGTCATAGTACTAGAAGGTAAAAAGTGA
- a CDS encoding DUF4349 domain-containing protein, with translation MKTLTLLITFLMAACGGGTSGSDLAVAEYEPAPMVEELADSNISGSSMRKASSPSQQQQEAIEKKVIKTGGISYGVESTKEEYSRLSNFLKKYDAYIGSENESKGYDRINYNINIKVPPQHFDALIADITKDKKVENRWVNTDDVTERYYDLQSRIENKKKLEERYQEILKKADNVRDILEVERNLNQVRVEIESLQGQFKLLSHKISYSNLDVSFYELLPYELDGEQRPGFAKRLLNSLSAGWQGFLTFMIYLLALWPFGILAFIIIKVVQRIRAKKKSNSNEI, from the coding sequence ATGAAAACACTAACACTACTAATAACCTTCCTAATGGCTGCCTGTGGGGGAGGAACATCTGGATCAGATTTAGCAGTTGCAGAATATGAGCCTGCGCCAATGGTAGAGGAGCTTGCAGACTCCAACATTTCGGGTTCATCCATGCGAAAAGCCTCCAGCCCTTCTCAGCAACAGCAAGAAGCAATTGAAAAAAAAGTTATTAAAACCGGAGGGATTTCTTATGGAGTAGAAAGCACTAAAGAAGAATATAGCCGGCTTTCCAATTTTCTAAAAAAGTATGATGCGTACATAGGTTCGGAGAATGAAAGCAAAGGATACGATCGGATCAATTATAATATCAATATCAAAGTTCCGCCACAGCATTTTGATGCATTGATTGCGGATATTACGAAAGACAAGAAAGTAGAAAATCGGTGGGTCAATACCGATGATGTGACTGAGAGATACTATGATCTTCAATCACGCATTGAGAACAAAAAGAAACTGGAGGAACGTTACCAAGAGATTCTGAAAAAAGCAGACAATGTTCGCGACATCTTAGAAGTAGAACGAAATCTAAATCAAGTAAGGGTGGAAATTGAATCTCTTCAAGGTCAATTTAAACTCTTAAGTCATAAAATAAGCTACAGTAATCTAGACGTTTCATTTTACGAGCTTCTTCCTTACGAATTAGATGGAGAACAAAGACCAGGCTTTGCGAAGCGTTTGCTCAACTCTCTCTCAGCAGGGTGGCAAGGGTTCTTGACCTTCATGATTTACCTATTGGCGCTATGGCCATTTGGGATTTTAGCATTTATCATTATTAAAGTCGTACAAAGAATTAGAGCAAAGAAAAAATCAAATTCTAATGAAATCTAA
- the ispF gene encoding 2-C-methyl-D-erythritol 2,4-cyclodiphosphate synthase, with product MRIGYGYDVHALAEGVDFWIGGIKVPHTHGAYGHSDADVLIHVICDALLGAANMRDIGFHFSDKDPKFKGIDSKILLKDVIQIIGEKGYKVGNVDSTVCLEMPKLNPHIPEMKKCLAEVMGVEEEDVSIKATTTEKLGFVGKEEGVAAHATVLIYKD from the coding sequence ATACGCATAGGATACGGATACGATGTACATGCCCTTGCAGAAGGTGTAGACTTTTGGATTGGAGGAATCAAAGTGCCACACACACATGGTGCTTATGGTCACTCAGATGCAGACGTACTCATTCATGTCATATGTGATGCCCTATTAGGAGCTGCAAACATGCGAGATATAGGCTTTCACTTTTCAGATAAAGACCCAAAATTCAAAGGAATCGACAGTAAAATCTTGTTAAAAGATGTCATTCAAATCATAGGAGAGAAAGGGTATAAGGTAGGGAATGTTGACTCTACCGTATGTTTGGAAATGCCGAAACTCAATCCGCATATTCCAGAAATGAAAAAGTGTTTGGCTGAAGTAATGGGGGTTGAAGAGGAGGACGTTTCCATCAAAGCGACTACTACGGAGAAACTCGGGTTTGTAGGTAAGGAAGAGGGAGTAGCTGCTCATGCCACTGTTCTGATTTATAAAGACTAA
- a CDS encoding 4a-hydroxytetrahydrobiopterin dehydratase, producing MSWKEEDNKLKKTFEFSDFVEAFGFMSKVAIIAEKMNHHPNWSNVYNKVSFELNTHDAGDIVTEKDHKLAEAIDALV from the coding sequence ATGAGTTGGAAAGAAGAAGACAATAAGCTTAAAAAGACATTTGAATTCAGCGATTTTGTAGAGGCATTCGGCTTTATGAGCAAAGTGGCCATTATTGCTGAAAAAATGAACCATCATCCAAATTGGAGCAATGTTTATAACAAAGTAAGTTTTGAGCTGAACACCCACGATGCTGGAGATATAGTCACTGAAAAAGATCATAAACTCGCAGAAGCGATTGATGCTCTTGTTTAA
- a CDS encoding inositol monophosphatase family protein, whose amino-acid sequence MNLENITLQVAELAKAVGSFIRQERRTFSYDKVEYKGGKSDLVSYVDKESEKQIISGLQKLLPAAGFITEEETTIQGQKEYTWIIDPLDGTTNFVHGIPNYCVSIGLMHEGKIVSGVVYEVANDECFYAWKAGGAYLNGSKIQVSGAPSFSECVLATGFPYYEFERLEEYLKILNQLMKDTQGLRRMGSAAADMAYVACGRYGGYFEYNLNSYDIGAGVILVQEAGGIVTDFKGGGDFLFGREMVAGGKIHQNLLDTIKKYW is encoded by the coding sequence GTGAATCTGGAAAACATAACATTACAAGTTGCAGAATTGGCCAAGGCAGTTGGTTCTTTTATAAGGCAAGAAAGACGAACCTTTTCGTATGATAAAGTTGAGTATAAAGGAGGGAAAAGTGATTTAGTGTCTTATGTAGATAAAGAGTCAGAAAAACAGATTATTTCAGGTTTACAGAAACTTTTACCAGCAGCAGGTTTTATTACCGAGGAAGAAACGACCATTCAAGGTCAAAAAGAGTATACATGGATCATTGATCCACTAGATGGAACCACAAATTTTGTTCATGGCATACCAAATTACTGTGTAAGTATTGGTTTGATGCATGAAGGAAAGATTGTTTCCGGTGTAGTGTATGAAGTGGCAAATGACGAATGTTTTTATGCTTGGAAAGCAGGGGGAGCATATCTAAATGGAAGTAAAATTCAGGTTTCAGGAGCGCCCTCTTTCTCTGAATGTGTCCTTGCTACAGGCTTCCCCTACTATGAGTTTGAGCGGCTTGAGGAATACCTGAAAATTCTTAATCAGCTGATGAAAGACACACAAGGCTTGAGGAGAATGGGGAGTGCTGCCGCGGATATGGCCTATGTTGCTTGTGGACGATATGGCGGCTATTTTGAGTACAATCTCAATTCCTACGACATTGGTGCAGGTGTGATTCTTGTGCAGGAAGCCGGAGGTATAGTTACTGACTTTAAAGGAGGAGGAGACTTTCTTTTTGGGCGGGAGATGGTGGCGGGAGGAAAGATCCATCAAAATCTGCTTGACACCATAAAGAAATACTGGTAA
- a CDS encoding NIPSNAP family protein, with product MITCYVNYKIDPDKLEEFEAYAKMWIPLVNKFGGQHNGYFLPHEGANNVAVALFSFNSLASYEQYRTDSMNDPDCIKAYEYAKETKCIVSYERNFMRPVFGE from the coding sequence ATGATTACTTGCTACGTCAACTATAAAATTGATCCTGACAAACTTGAGGAGTTTGAGGCCTACGCCAAAATGTGGATACCATTAGTCAATAAATTTGGAGGACAACACAATGGCTATTTTCTACCGCATGAAGGGGCAAACAATGTAGCTGTTGCGCTATTTAGCTTTAACTCCCTCGCTTCTTATGAACAGTATAGGACAGATAGCATGAATGATCCTGATTGTATAAAGGCTTATGAATATGCTAAAGAAACCAAGTGTATTGTTAGCTATGAGCGAAACTTTATGCGGCCGGTTTTTGGCGAATAA
- a CDS encoding SurA N-terminal domain-containing protein codes for MALIGILRNKMGKIVVGAIMVTMVAFIGTDLIGNSTLFGDGDNPAIGEIAGSSITNAQFQNKVDELSYNFAINSGRNPLQQETDQIRNQAWNALILEEAYDEQFDQLGITVTNTELVDMVQGSNISPQIRQFFANPQTGEFQKENVTAFLGSLQQAQPQQRDSWIAFERSLVPSRKIEKYANLFTKTNYVTKYEAKDEYVSQNATSTIDYMYVPFLSVSDSTVSISDSELQAYLKSHKSEFQREETRSLSYVIFDLAPSSADSAIVADEVVDLKLSLSNAANDSSFVNINSDDPYPYITYTDDNLPSVLVEQEMGFVSEPEIVNGSYEFYKLSRRDEITSDSVLYRVAKMKKEFFVSDETINETYRQADLFAASAGNIEEFNRLASEQGLTVREANRIGKNAQRVGPMIEARSLVLWLYNDASTGAVSDVREVGDRYVVAAMTSEQEEGVANLDEVRNQVERKVRNQKKAESIISKLNGLDGSDVESLAIAYGDGAKTGTADFQMFSNSITGVGYAPEAIGLSFALEEEEITQAFYIQDGVIVVKLSAKDIPADVDDYSSFALQVSRQRLGQNAIVSDFPLSYFRIFVPRKIDDAIKEFADIEDMRYKFF; via the coding sequence ATGGCACTAATAGGCATACTGAGAAACAAGATGGGTAAGATCGTGGTGGGAGCAATCATGGTCACTATGGTCGCGTTCATTGGCACTGACTTAATCGGAAATTCCACCTTATTTGGTGATGGAGATAATCCTGCGATAGGTGAGATTGCCGGATCAAGTATTACGAACGCTCAGTTTCAAAACAAAGTAGACGAGTTGTCGTACAACTTCGCAATTAATTCTGGAAGGAATCCACTTCAACAGGAAACAGATCAGATCAGAAACCAAGCTTGGAATGCATTAATCCTTGAAGAAGCTTATGATGAGCAATTCGATCAACTTGGCATTACAGTGACAAATACAGAGCTAGTAGATATGGTTCAAGGGAGTAATATCAGCCCTCAAATCCGCCAGTTTTTTGCAAATCCACAAACGGGAGAGTTCCAAAAAGAAAATGTGACTGCTTTTCTTGGAAGCCTTCAACAAGCACAACCGCAACAAAGAGATTCGTGGATTGCTTTTGAGCGATCACTTGTACCCAGTAGGAAAATTGAAAAGTATGCTAACCTCTTCACAAAGACGAATTACGTAACCAAATACGAAGCGAAGGATGAGTATGTGAGTCAGAATGCAACAAGTACAATCGATTACATGTATGTACCTTTCTTGAGTGTATCGGATTCTACAGTAAGCATAAGCGATAGTGAGCTGCAGGCATATCTGAAAAGCCATAAGTCGGAATTTCAAAGAGAAGAAACAAGAAGTTTATCCTATGTGATTTTTGATTTAGCACCTTCAAGTGCTGATTCGGCAATTGTGGCTGACGAAGTTGTAGATCTGAAATTATCTCTGAGTAACGCTGCAAACGATTCTAGCTTTGTGAACATCAATTCGGATGATCCATATCCATACATAACTTACACAGATGACAACCTTCCTTCGGTATTAGTAGAACAGGAGATGGGATTTGTCTCAGAACCAGAAATTGTAAACGGATCCTATGAATTTTACAAGCTTTCCAGAAGAGATGAAATCACTTCTGATAGCGTGCTATATCGTGTGGCTAAAATGAAGAAGGAGTTTTTCGTTTCGGATGAGACAATCAATGAGACTTACAGGCAAGCAGATCTTTTTGCTGCTTCAGCCGGAAATATTGAAGAGTTTAATCGCTTAGCTTCAGAGCAAGGATTAACCGTTAGAGAAGCAAATAGGATTGGGAAAAATGCTCAGCGAGTTGGGCCTATGATCGAGGCAAGAAGCCTTGTTCTTTGGCTATACAATGATGCTTCTACAGGAGCTGTTTCTGATGTTCGTGAAGTAGGTGATAGATATGTAGTAGCGGCAATGACTTCTGAACAAGAAGAAGGAGTTGCAAATCTTGATGAGGTAAGAAATCAGGTTGAAAGGAAAGTAAGAAATCAGAAAAAGGCAGAGTCAATTATCAGTAAGTTGAATGGACTCGATGGGTCAGATGTAGAATCTTTAGCTATTGCGTACGGAGATGGTGCTAAAACAGGTACTGCAGACTTTCAGATGTTTTCTAATAGCATCACAGGAGTTGGGTATGCACCAGAGGCCATTGGACTTTCATTTGCTTTGGAAGAAGAGGAGATTACCCAAGCTTTCTATATCCAGGACGGAGTAATTGTGGTGAAGCTTTCCGCGAAAGATATTCCTGCTGATGTTGATGATTATTCGTCGTTCGCATTGCAAGTATCACGTCAGAGACTAGGTCAAAATGCGATAGTATCAGACTTTCCACTTTCATACTTCAGGATCTTTGTACCAAGAAAGATTGATGACGCGATAAAGGAATTTGCGGATATTGAAGACATGAGATATAAATTCTTCTAA
- a CDS encoding ABC transporter permease has translation MSTHQKYIIPPRAAEKLLRLIYDDEMLDDILGDLQEMFQDRAQSKGLFRARMHYFKDAFLSIRNYDLRRKRKVIQNNSIAMFKNYIKTTFRTLAKNQVYSALNIFGLALGIAACLFIAQYVSYEYSYDKFHSNHENLYRVKYMVYRGGELDIDCAAAVPRVGPFMKENMPEVVDFARAFPISGVFEKDNRQFREKRVQIADPAFLKIFDYPLIHGDVETALEGPNKVVITESIANKYFGRTDVVGEDINLYTWIEAKLEITGVTADVPNNSHLKYNFLISYETLNNQTRNDDGTASSETAWGWYDFNTYVLLKEGTDPKAYDEKFAEILYEERGEDFEKYDFKAEFPLQPIIDIHLYSNLLQESEPAEQGDGDTVFFLSIIAAFILIIAWINYINLSTAKSLERAKEVGVRKSMGAYKKQLVNQFLTESFVLNLIALLLAVIVVIITTPFFGQLVDSQISRAFFLQSNFWLAVAGIYVLGSFLSGLYPAFILSSFRPIQVLKGKMTTNKSGILLRRALVVFQFAASITLIAGTIIVYQQLSHMKKLDVGFDMTDTMVIRGPQVFAVDSLFGSALSSFENELKNNPNVESVTNSSNVPGDEIFWTRGMRNQEDTQDKNFIVYLVGVDHDYFPTYGIEFLAGRNYDKSFSADTANIIINKATMESLKISSPEEAIGKKINLSGDKGTIIGVVDNYRQQSVKNSINPLVFPLAENSSSFITVKLKTGEYQAAYEDGKSIFDNFFPGNPFDTFFLDDFYNKQYANEQNFSRAFTLFAFFAIIVACLGLFGLTSFTALQRTKEIGIRKVLGADVSQIVMILSREFLILIAIANIISWPLVYLIMDGWLNNFTSRIAIGVSVFIISALLVVLIALIAVGNKTLSIAKTNPIRALRYE, from the coding sequence TTGTCAACCCATCAAAAATATATCATTCCTCCCAGGGCAGCAGAGAAGCTACTCCGACTCATATATGATGATGAGATGCTCGATGATATCCTTGGAGATTTACAGGAAATGTTTCAAGATCGTGCTCAAAGCAAAGGACTATTTAGGGCACGTATGCACTATTTCAAAGATGCATTTCTTTCCATCCGTAATTACGATTTAAGAAGAAAAAGAAAGGTCATTCAAAACAACTCAATCGCTATGTTCAAAAATTATATCAAAACTACTTTTCGTACGCTTGCAAAAAACCAAGTGTATTCGGCACTTAATATCTTCGGCTTAGCTTTAGGTATTGCTGCGTGCTTGTTTATAGCACAGTATGTTAGCTACGAATACAGCTACGACAAATTTCACTCAAACCATGAGAATCTCTATCGGGTGAAATATATGGTCTACCGTGGAGGTGAATTGGACATTGATTGTGCAGCAGCCGTTCCGCGAGTAGGACCATTCATGAAGGAAAATATGCCAGAGGTTGTGGATTTTGCACGTGCATTTCCTATATCCGGAGTGTTCGAGAAGGACAATAGACAATTTCGTGAAAAAAGGGTTCAGATTGCAGATCCAGCATTCCTAAAAATATTCGATTATCCCTTGATTCATGGGGATGTAGAAACCGCTTTGGAAGGTCCCAATAAGGTGGTAATCACTGAATCGATTGCCAACAAGTACTTTGGACGAACGGATGTAGTAGGTGAAGACATAAACCTATATACATGGATTGAAGCCAAATTGGAGATAACAGGAGTTACAGCCGATGTTCCTAACAATTCCCACTTGAAATACAACTTTCTCATTTCATACGAAACATTAAACAACCAAACCAGGAATGATGATGGAACCGCATCTTCAGAAACAGCTTGGGGATGGTATGATTTCAATACGTATGTTTTGCTTAAAGAGGGAACAGATCCAAAAGCTTACGATGAGAAATTTGCCGAAATATTATACGAAGAAAGAGGAGAAGATTTTGAAAAATATGACTTCAAAGCAGAGTTTCCACTCCAGCCAATCATAGACATTCACCTCTATTCAAACTTACTTCAGGAATCAGAACCAGCAGAGCAAGGAGACGGTGACACAGTGTTTTTTCTAAGCATTATTGCCGCTTTCATTCTTATTATTGCCTGGATTAACTACATCAATTTATCTACTGCAAAATCATTAGAAAGAGCAAAAGAAGTTGGTGTTAGAAAATCAATGGGTGCGTATAAAAAACAGTTAGTCAATCAGTTTTTGACAGAGTCTTTCGTCTTAAATCTAATTGCACTTTTACTCGCTGTTATCGTGGTTATCATTACTACACCTTTTTTTGGTCAGCTAGTTGATTCACAAATCAGTAGAGCGTTTTTTCTTCAGTCCAATTTTTGGTTGGCTGTAGCAGGTATTTATGTGCTTGGCTCGTTCCTTTCCGGATTATATCCAGCATTTATTCTTTCCTCATTCCGACCTATTCAGGTATTGAAAGGGAAGATGACTACAAATAAGTCAGGGATCTTGCTCAGACGAGCCTTGGTTGTTTTCCAGTTTGCAGCATCTATTACGTTGATTGCAGGTACCATCATCGTTTACCAGCAGCTAAGTCACATGAAAAAATTAGACGTAGGGTTTGATATGACAGATACCATGGTTATTAGAGGTCCTCAGGTATTTGCAGTAGACTCATTGTTTGGTTCAGCTCTCTCATCTTTTGAAAATGAGTTGAAGAACAATCCCAATGTTGAAAGCGTGACTAACAGCTCCAATGTGCCGGGAGATGAGATCTTCTGGACAAGGGGGATGAGGAATCAAGAGGATACACAAGACAAAAACTTTATTGTTTATCTCGTAGGAGTGGATCACGATTACTTCCCAACCTACGGAATAGAGTTTCTGGCTGGGAGAAATTATGATAAGAGTTTTAGCGCCGATACCGCTAACATCATTATCAATAAGGCGACTATGGAGTCATTGAAAATATCATCTCCTGAAGAAGCGATAGGCAAGAAAATCAATCTTTCAGGAGACAAAGGAACCATCATTGGTGTTGTTGATAATTACCGCCAACAGTCGGTAAAAAATAGCATCAATCCATTGGTATTTCCACTTGCTGAAAATTCATCCTCCTTCATTACGGTTAAACTTAAGACTGGTGAATACCAGGCGGCCTATGAAGATGGTAAGAGCATTTTTGATAATTTCTTCCCGGGGAATCCGTTTGATACATTCTTTCTGGATGACTTTTATAATAAGCAATATGCCAATGAACAAAACTTCAGTCGAGCATTTACGCTATTTGCATTTTTTGCAATCATTGTTGCTTGTCTTGGACTCTTTGGGCTGACATCTTTCACAGCTCTTCAACGAACAAAGGAAATCGGGATTCGAAAAGTATTGGGAGCCGATGTTTCCCAAATAGTTATGATCCTTTCAAGGGAATTCCTGATTCTCATTGCAATAGCTAATATTATTTCATGGCCTTTGGTGTATCTGATAATGGATGGATGGCTTAATAACTTTACTAGTAGGATAGCAATCGGAGTTTCTGTATTCATTATTTCAGCCCTTCTGGTTGTACTTATCGCATTGATTGCCGTTGGCAACAAGACCCTGTCGATTGCTAAAACCAATCCAATTCGCGCTTTAAGATATGAGTAG
- the mnmD gene encoding tRNA (5-methylaminomethyl-2-thiouridine)(34)-methyltransferase MnmD, translating to MPIKIITTEDGSHSLFNEELNETYHSTRGARGESMHVFIKEGLEFWLSQNQAEEIKILEVGLGTGLNAFLTAQFAEEKNQKIQFTSLEPFPIRKEIYEDLNFHQSDEEKDLLLNIHESDWEKELDLMPTFKLHKTTTKLEHFNTSQLFHIIYFDAFAPSKQPEVWSLGNLKKCYSLLEEGGILTTYCAQGQFKRNLAEVGFKVETLQGAMGKKEMVRGIKND from the coding sequence ATGCCAATTAAAATAATAACCACCGAGGATGGTTCACATAGTCTCTTTAACGAAGAGCTAAATGAAACCTATCACTCTACTCGAGGGGCGAGAGGAGAGTCCATGCATGTGTTTATTAAGGAAGGATTAGAGTTTTGGCTGTCTCAAAATCAGGCAGAGGAAATCAAGATTCTGGAAGTAGGATTAGGCACGGGACTCAATGCTTTTTTGACGGCACAATTCGCTGAAGAAAAGAATCAAAAAATCCAGTTTACCTCACTTGAGCCGTTTCCAATTCGGAAAGAAATTTATGAAGACCTCAACTTTCATCAGTCTGATGAGGAAAAGGATTTACTTCTAAATATTCATGAAAGCGATTGGGAAAAAGAACTTGACTTGATGCCTACATTCAAGCTACATAAAACAACTACAAAACTCGAGCACTTCAACACCTCTCAACTGTTCCACATTATTTACTTCGATGCGTTTGCTCCAAGCAAGCAACCAGAAGTTTGGTCCTTGGGAAACCTGAAAAAATGCTATTCACTTCTGGAAGAGGGAGGAATTTTAACTACCTACTGTGCTCAAGGGCAATTCAAAAGAAACCTAGCTGAAGTTGGATTCAAAGTAGAAACATTACAAGGGGCCATGGGTAAGAAAGAGATGGTGAGAGGAATTAAAAATGACTAA